A DNA window from Chiroxiphia lanceolata isolate bChiLan1 chromosome 6, bChiLan1.pri, whole genome shotgun sequence contains the following coding sequences:
- the LRR1 gene encoding leucine-rich repeat protein 1 produces MRLRCEVEVLSQLLPSCGLQGRGRAARALVSLGRPPGGGGGGVYLMVCTARDRTGARYKVQQNVERLFTRFVEQGKATVRLREPAVDVRLSKANASDLKTFLSALRLAHQGTDAGVLPLSPLVPAKNSEVEKPKTKMIITSRRDYPLTKSFPYSLEHLQTSYCKLARVDTRVLCLRKLRKLDLSHNHIKQLPATLGDLVCLQELDLHDNHLESFSGALCCSSLQKSLQFLDLSQNRLRALPLEFCELRGLVNVKLDDNELVRLPCRVGQLSRLRFLSAARNKLPFLPSDFRRLSLENLDLFGNPFEQPNPLVPNIQLKIPLTLLESAARATINHRIPYGCHLLPSHLCEDLGVAKTCQCGSACLSSFIQITVTMNLHHVAHTVVLVDNMGGTDAPILCYFCSLHCYSQFLDRHLQSNG; encoded by the exons ATGCGGCTGCGGTGCGAGGTGGAGGTGCTgagccagctcctgcccagctgcgGGCTGCAGGGCCGCGGCCGCGCGGCGCGGGCGCTGGTGTCGCTGGGGCGGCCGCCGGGCGGTGGCGGTGGCGGTGTTTACCTGATGGTGTGCACGGCGCGGGACCGCACCGGGGCCCGCTACAAG GTGCAGCAGAACGTGGAGCGGCTCTTCACGAGGTTCgtggagcagggaaaggccaCGGTGCGGCTGCGGGAGCCCGCGGTGGATGTGCGCCTCAGCAAG gCAAATGCCAGCGATTTAAAGACTTTCCTTTCAGCCCTGAGACTGGCTCACCAAGGCACCGACGCCGGagttctccctctctcccctctggTCCCGGCAAAGAACTCGGAAGTGGAAAAACCCAAGACGAAAATGATCATAACTTCCAGGAGGGACTATCCCCTCACCAAGAGCTTCCCTTACTCCCTGGAGCACCTGCAGACCTCCTACTGCAAGCTGGCCCGGGTCGACACGCGCGTGCTCTGCCTGAGGAAGCTCCGGAAGCTGGACCTGAGCCACAACCACATCAAGCAGCTGCCGGCGACCCTCGGGGACCTGGTgtgtctgcaggagctggacCTGCACGACAACCACCTGGAGTCCTTCAGCggagccctgtgctgctccagcctgcagAAATCCCTGCAGTTCCTGGACCTGAGCCAGAACCGGCTCCGAGCGCTGCCCCTGGAGTTCTGTGAGCTGCGGGGGCTGGTCAACGTGAAGCTGGATGACAACGAGCTGGTGCGGCTGCCCTGCAGGGTCGGGCAGCTCAGCCGCCTGCGCTTCCTGTCGGCCGCGCGCAACAAACTGCCCTTCCTGCCCAGCGACTTCAGGAGGCTCTCTCTGGAGAACCTGGACCTCTTTGGGAATCCTTTTGAGCAGCCCAACCCGCTGGTGCCCAACATCCAGCTGAAAATCCCACTGACTTTGTTGGAGTCTGCTGCCAGAGCCACCATAAATCACAG AATCCCTTACGGTTGccatctccttccttcccacctcTGCGAGGATCTGGGAGTGGCTAAAACCTGCCAGTGTGGAAGCGCCTGCCTGAGCAGCTTCATCCAGATCACGGTGACCATGAACCTGCACCACGTGGCTCACACCGTGGTGCTCGTGGACAACATGGGAGGGACGGACGCTCCCATCCTCTGCTACTTCTGTTCCCTGCACTGCTATTCCCAGTTCCTGGACAGGCACCTCCAGAGCAACGGGTGA
- the RPS29 gene encoding 40S ribosomal protein S29: protein MGHQQLYWSHPRKFGQGSRSCRVCSNRHGLIRKYGLNMCRQCFRQYAKDIGFIKLD, encoded by the exons ATGGGGCACCAGCAGCTCTACTGGAGCCACCCCAGGAAGTTCGGGCAGGGCTCCCGCTCCTG CCGCGTGTGCTCGAACCGCCACGGCCTCATCCGCAAGTACGGGCTGAACATGTGCCGGCAGTGCTTCCGCCAGTACGCCAAGGATATCGGGTTCATCAAG CTCGACTGA